A window of the Terriglobales bacterium genome harbors these coding sequences:
- a CDS encoding PilZ domain-containing protein has translation MDATGSSRSDIARRLPRHEADNRVTITLDKSGGRVVRGRCINVSEAGFGAVLAGEVEPGTAGDAKLTLQGLEEPLLLRAEVRNRHGFTHGFQFHEISPEQRRTLMRWVRAASHEDTISMDAAHAMNTEHSDTPHEPGESTGQFPALGDEAEPKDGE, from the coding sequence GTGGACGCGACCGGGTCATCGCGAAGCGACATCGCGCGGCGGCTGCCGCGGCACGAGGCCGACAACCGCGTGACGATCACGCTCGACAAGAGCGGTGGCCGGGTGGTGCGCGGGCGCTGCATCAACGTGAGCGAGGCGGGTTTTGGCGCGGTGCTCGCGGGCGAGGTCGAGCCGGGAACGGCCGGGGACGCGAAGCTGACGCTGCAAGGGCTGGAGGAGCCACTGCTTTTGCGCGCCGAGGTTCGCAACCGTCACGGCTTCACGCACGGCTTTCAATTCCACGAGATAAGCCCCGAGCAGCGCCGGACCCTGATGCGCTGGGTGCGCGCGGCGTCGCACGAAGACACCATCAGCATGGACGCGGCGCACGCGATGAATACCGAGCACAGTGACACGCCGCACGAACCGGGCGAGAGCACGGGGCAGTTCCCGGCGTTGGGCGACGAGGCGGAGCCGAAGGATGGCGAGTAG
- a CDS encoding hemerythrin domain-containing protein, protein MSEKQAGPRSDAQQALLRSERVVEQDHVEIRRMLERLRTSTDMRELTDVLGQLVEALALHFLKEEQPQGFFESLVGCLPERRDEIAGLRQEHAGIKEALGRLCRTVAQPGMNHVAVHAASAGLLQALAEHERREHELAHAAFAGDGNA, encoded by the coding sequence ATGTCGGAGAAGCAGGCGGGACCGCGTTCGGACGCGCAACAGGCGCTGCTCCGTTCGGAAAGAGTCGTGGAGCAGGACCACGTCGAGATCCGCCGCATGCTCGAACGGCTGCGCACCAGCACGGACATGCGCGAGCTGACCGACGTGCTCGGGCAACTGGTCGAGGCGCTCGCGCTCCACTTCCTGAAAGAAGAGCAACCGCAAGGATTCTTCGAGTCGCTGGTCGGGTGCCTGCCGGAGCGGCGGGACGAGATCGCGGGGCTGCGGCAGGAGCACGCCGGCATCAAGGAAGCCCTCGGGCGGCTGTGCCGGACGGTCGCGCAGCCCGGGATGAATCACGTGGCCGTGCACGCGGCTTCCGCAGGGCTGCTGCAAGCGCTGGCGGAGCACGAACGGCGGGAGCACGAGCTGGCACATGCGGCGTTCGCGGGCGACGGAAACGCCTGA